A genomic region of Microbacterium schleiferi contains the following coding sequences:
- a CDS encoding GNAT family N-acetyltransferase: MLEEEYEKKRRLPFHLRRRPEPEGPFTYVIRPAEERDIPDIREIYNYYVRNSVVTFDEKVWSIAQWREKFAFLRKLDLPFLVAQSPTGQILGYALVQPWAGKSAYRYTVENSIYLGQAAAGKGLGRALLEALIDACRQKGIREIVAVISDKGAEASVALHERLGFTEVGRMGRVGFKFGRWLGTIYLQKSLKPAGKGWFRRGPGLREPPSGE; encoded by the coding sequence ATGCTGGAAGAGGAGTACGAGAAGAAGCGGCGGCTTCCCTTCCATCTGCGTCGGCGTCCCGAGCCCGAGGGCCCGTTCACGTACGTCATCCGCCCTGCAGAAGAGCGGGACATCCCCGACATTCGCGAGATCTACAACTACTACGTGCGCAACTCGGTCGTGACCTTCGACGAGAAGGTGTGGTCGATCGCGCAGTGGCGAGAGAAGTTCGCCTTCCTCCGCAAGCTCGACCTGCCGTTCCTGGTCGCGCAGTCACCGACCGGTCAGATCCTGGGATATGCCCTCGTGCAACCCTGGGCCGGGAAGTCCGCCTATCGCTACACCGTGGAGAATTCGATCTACCTCGGCCAGGCTGCCGCGGGCAAGGGACTGGGGCGAGCGCTCCTGGAGGCGCTCATCGATGCCTGCCGTCAGAAGGGCATCCGCGAGATCGTCGCCGTCATCAGCGACAAGGGAGCCGAGGCATCCGTCGCCCTTCATGAGCGGCTCGGTTTCACCGAGGTGGGCCGGATGGGTCGGGTCGGTTTCAAGTTCGGCCGCTGGCTCGGAACGATCTACCTGCAGAAGTCGCTCAAGCCGGCGGGGAAGGGCTGGTTCCGTCGCGGTCCGGGTCTGCGCGAGCCTCCCTCGGGGGAGTGA
- a CDS encoding ABC transporter ATP-binding protein, producing MMSAFVRADALTRRHRNPPTRLFTKPVSTTALDAVDLALDKGHALGVIGESGSGKSTLVRLLLGLDRPTSGSVHIDGREVDASASATSLRWLRRETGIIFQDPYASLDPRMSVGRIVGEPLWALGITGDRRARVREVLTQVGLDAAAADRFPHEFSGGQRQRIALARAIVHRPRLLVGDEPLSALDVTVRAQILTLFERLRDQEGMTIIMVSHDIGVVQNLCDQVVVMKDGRIVERGETSQVLRSPRADYTRALLAAIPSITPPREARADPDRDGTSPSPPA from the coding sequence ATGATGTCCGCCTTCGTCCGCGCCGACGCCCTCACCCGCCGCCACCGCAACCCGCCGACGCGGCTGTTTACGAAGCCGGTGTCCACGACGGCGCTGGATGCTGTCGATCTCGCGCTCGACAAGGGGCACGCCCTCGGTGTGATCGGCGAGTCCGGGTCGGGCAAGTCCACGCTCGTCAGGCTCCTTCTGGGCCTGGACCGACCGACCTCGGGATCGGTTCACATCGATGGCCGCGAGGTCGACGCGTCGGCCTCTGCCACGTCGCTGCGGTGGCTGCGCCGCGAAACGGGCATCATCTTCCAGGATCCCTACGCGTCGCTCGACCCGCGGATGAGCGTCGGACGCATCGTCGGCGAGCCGCTGTGGGCGCTCGGCATCACCGGAGACCGGCGAGCGCGGGTGCGCGAGGTTCTCACCCAGGTGGGGCTGGATGCCGCGGCAGCCGACCGGTTCCCGCACGAGTTCTCGGGTGGACAGCGTCAGCGAATAGCGCTCGCGCGGGCGATCGTGCACCGCCCGCGTCTGCTGGTCGGAGACGAGCCACTCTCGGCGCTGGATGTCACGGTGCGAGCCCAGATCCTCACCCTGTTCGAGCGGCTTCGAGACCAGGAGGGGATGACGATCATCATGGTCTCCCACGACATCGGCGTCGTGCAGAACCTGTGCGACCAGGTTGTCGTCATGAAGGACGGACGCATCGTCGAGCGCGGCGAGACCTCGCAGGTGCTCCGTTCACCGCGGGCTGACTACACGCGTGCACTCCTCGCGGCGATCCCGTCGATCACTCCCCCGAGGGAGGCTCGCGCAGACCCGGACCGCGACGGAACCAGCCCTTCCCCGCCGGCTTGA
- a CDS encoding ABC transporter ATP-binding protein — MSLEVQGLTIDIGGLRVVDGVTFEVPAGGTVGLIGESGSGKSLTALAIMGLLPEGASASGSVRWQGQEILGLSDRAIAALRGDEIGIVFQDPLTALNPIRTVGRQIAESVRIHERVRGPELRARAIAEAARVALLDPEGIVRRYPHQLSGGQRQRVAIAMALACRPRLLIADEPTTALDATVQAEILGLLHRLTADEDMSLLFITHDLAVLAQVATHAVVLERGRVVEAGDVPGLLSAPRAAVTQGLLRDATATLWRGENPGGNA; from the coding sequence ATGAGCCTGGAGGTTCAGGGCCTCACGATCGACATCGGCGGACTCCGCGTGGTGGACGGGGTCACTTTCGAGGTACCCGCCGGCGGCACCGTCGGGCTCATCGGCGAGTCCGGGTCCGGGAAGTCCCTGACGGCACTGGCAATCATGGGGCTCCTGCCCGAGGGCGCTTCCGCATCGGGGAGCGTCCGGTGGCAGGGGCAGGAGATCCTCGGCCTCAGCGATCGCGCGATCGCTGCGCTGCGCGGCGACGAGATCGGAATCGTGTTCCAAGACCCGCTCACCGCGCTCAATCCGATCCGGACCGTCGGGCGACAGATCGCCGAGTCGGTCCGGATCCACGAGCGCGTGCGCGGCCCCGAACTGCGAGCGCGCGCGATTGCCGAAGCCGCCCGCGTCGCGCTCCTCGATCCCGAGGGCATCGTCCGCCGCTACCCGCACCAGCTTTCCGGAGGCCAGCGGCAGCGGGTAGCCATCGCCATGGCACTGGCGTGCCGGCCGCGCCTGCTCATCGCGGATGAACCGACAACGGCGCTCGATGCCACGGTTCAGGCCGAGATCCTGGGTCTCCTGCACCGGCTCACGGCCGACGAGGACATGTCGCTGCTGTTCATCACCCACGACCTCGCTGTTCTCGCGCAGGTAGCAACCCACGCCGTCGTGCTCGAGCGCGGACGCGTCGTCGAAGCTGGCGATGTGCCTGGCCTGTTGAGCGCTCCCCGCGCGGCTGTCACGCAAGGACTGCTGCGCGACGCGACAGCGACGCTCTGGCGCGGCGAGAACCCCGGTGGGAACGCATGA